From the Chiroxiphia lanceolata isolate bChiLan1 chromosome 6, bChiLan1.pri, whole genome shotgun sequence genome, the window AAGATTGTTTGGAAATGGTATGACACAGATTTGCCATATCAGTCCTGAAAGGCAAAATTTAAGGATCTAAGCGAAATTAGGAGAGTCAGATCCAAACACTTTTGACCTCTGTGGGATTTTCCTATTTTATACAAATTTGGAATTCTACCCCGTAGCAAATTTCAAAATGGTTATTTCCTTCTTGTAATTCCAGGATCCAGTATACAAATATCCACCAGTATCATCCGTTCAGCAAACATGCACCTTCAAGGAGGTTGTGTACGAAACAGTGAAGATCCCTGGCTGTGGTGACCATCCTGAATCTTTCTATTCATACCCAGTAGCTACAGAATGTCACTGTGAGACCTGTGACACTGACACCACCGACTGCACCGTCAGGGGACTGGGGCCATCCTACTGCTCCTTCAGTCAGAGTGGAAGCAACCAGTGAAGGGTGCTTGAGGTGGCAGTTTGGCTTTAAATGTTCCCTTCTAAATAAAGGTACTGATCAGGCTTAAGTGGAAGATAAAAAGCGAGGCCATCTAGAATACCAAGatttaaacaaagatttttaaGGCCAAAGTGGAGAGCTACTAACTAGACTCTTCCTCAGGCCTTCCCTACTTATCCCATCAGTTGCCTTAAAATCATTTTCATCTATAGAATGCTCCTTCTGATTTCTTCTGCCCTTGCCTCCTCTTCATCACAACTTCTTTATTTATATTCCTGTATTATCACAGCCTGGTTCACTTAGATTATTCTGTGCTATTCTATGCTTTCAAAAAGTTCCCAAGTTTCAAGTCTTTATTACCCCCTGCTTTCCATCTCTCCTCAGAATGCACTTACTTTAAAAAGCTTTGCTGCTCTGGTTTTATTACAACCAACGTCTGTGCCTTTACTTTCTATTAGCTGGATTGTAAACCTCTCTCAGCTGAGACCCTGACtggtttattttgcaaaatacttCATATAGTTGTTATGCTCTGTAAATAATAACAACATGTTTATTTAAGAGCCAAAATCTATGTTCAAATGTTGAATATCACTTGAATTCTTGTACTTTCTCTGTAAATATCACTTGAATTCTTGTACTTTCTCTGTAAGGCTTGTTAGCTCAGCCTCAGTGCCACAACAGCACAAGTAACAGGCACTGTAGTTCATACCTGGttaacttgaaaaaataatcattagCTCTCTATCTTCACCCGAGTACAGAATGTAATAATGAGAATTCTTTAGCATTATTTAACACAGCAGTCTCACAAATTATTTAGAGATGAATCTAGAGGCACCTGAACCCAGTAGTGCAAACATGGTGTGATGATGTGCCTTGAAAGCAGTTCGCAGTAGTCCTTTCTGAGAATAGAATTCATAAAGCTCTGCAGCAATTTTGCCAAGGCCAATACGAAGTTGGGGTGGTCTGGAAGCAAGCTGGAAGACTGACTGAATCAGAGCAAAAAATTACCTCACATTATTGAGAATATTATCTGAAGCCTACGGAATGAAATCCcatcaggaaaatgaaaatacactCTTCTTCATCAGAAAGAATCGACTACGCAGACGCAGAATGGAAAGTGACTggttcagcagcagcttggcACCGAAGACTTGGAGGTTGTAAAAGAGAAGCAAGAGTCAACAGCatcacagagctgcagaaaactGGGAATGTAAGGAGTAGAGCCTTCAGGACACAACCTACCTCCACCACTCTAACGGGACACGTTAAACTCACCTCGGCTGAGTGGTTATTTCCAGCTTTGAACAGAGAACTTCAGTGCATTGAAAGACTGGAGAAAACCCACAGAAGAATAATAAGAAGGGAGAGAGGCCTAAAAAACACCTTAGGAGAGaaagatttaaataaatgaggTTGGTTTGTTATGGGAGGTaacactgggggggggggaatattAGTGGAACGTTTTACATGCTTGAAGACTGTTACACAGAACAGGAACAGTCAGTTCTCCATGTTCAAAGAGAACAGAACAACCAAAGAAAGATTCAGAGTAGTCACTGGCAAATCTTCTGAAAGGTACAGACAACTAGACATTGAAATAAACTGTCAGGGGGCtagagaaagagggaaggaaggaaggaaggaaggaaggaagggtgTGGGGTCTGTGGAGTAGTGACCACTACAGGCCATCAAGAACACATTGAACCTGTCAGGAATGAGGGAAGGGAATGAGGCAGGAATCTGGCACGTCTGCTTTTAAGGCCCTTACAGACATGCTTATTTAAAGGAAATCTGTGTGTTACTCTGAATCTCTCTTATAACAGATATTTtaacttatttcatttttagcttttttacTAAAAGATATTAATTCTTTTGATTGTATTTATAAGATCTATATGCATTTTCTTTGGTCTAGTGAAGCTTTAAAAGTGGTAAAGTAATAGGTAAATCAAATTGGGTCTCAGTTTAAACATGAGTTGACTTCTgttaaaatgaagtattttattcaTATCAGCAATTATTCCACTCTAAATGAgagaaatttgaattaaaattgcAAAACAGAATAGCTTGTAGTAAAAAAgtatggaaaaatgttttcagcatAGATCTGTATTGTCCATTGTGTATtttggaataataaaaataattttattgcaCTTTCATTATGTGTCTGATAAACCAATTAAAAGACTCAAGAGTCCACCTCCTGGCTTTACTATGCTTTAAATCAcatgttttcttcccctcctcttacttttttttcatgcaacTAGTACACCCACCTGAACCATATTTACATTATATGgccaaatcaaaacaaataagaCCAGTATATTTTAGCCTGATCCAATAACGTGATGATGAAATATTACACAGCTGTAACACAAGAGAACTGTGGATAAGAATAAAGattattattaacattttatttaaactttagGGATTAGAACCTGTCCAGATCTGTGTCCACATATGTCACAAACTAGCTttcatgtgaaaacaaaaatcatacAGCTCTCATTTTATCCATCAGAAAAATGCAGcactcattttcattttgcaaataaatcaaTTCAGAACCTCGAATCTGAAACTATAACTAATGCAGTCAAAAGTCTATTGAGGTTAATATCAGAATGCTGACCAAAAAAATCTAATCATGCATCACTACAAGCTTCCAGAATCTCACTTTGTATTTCCTACACGTACCAGGTACTGACGGTGAGGTAAATACCAAACCCTAGAGACTCCaagatgcaaagaaaaggaTGCCCTCCATTTAAGCACTCACCCTTGCCAAGCCAATTGCAACCTCTGTCCACTACCTAAACATCAGTTACCTGAATCTCTTTCATAAAGCTtgaaagactttgaaaaaaatgggTATATCATGCATCAGAAGCTTTCTGTTGTTCAAAAGTCCAATAGGGAGCAGCAAACAAATTATTGAATTTAGCTTCTTTTTCTAATCATAAGTGATCACACATGAAGCTCAGGAAACATCTAAGTCCCACATGAAGCCTTGCTGTTAACATCAGCTTTCAATACATGCCTCCCTTTATATAAAGTTAGACTTGGTATTCTACTCTGAAGTAAAATCTGTTCCAAATCATGTCAACAATTACTTGTTGTTCTACAGACTGATGGCAAATAT encodes:
- the FSHB gene encoding follitropin subunit beta, giving the protein MKTVNCYVLLLCWKAICCNSCQLTNITIAVEREECEFCITVNATWCSGYCFTRDPVYKYPPVSSVQQTCTFKEVVYETVKIPGCGDHPESFYSYPVATECHCETCDTDTTDCTVRGLGPSYCSFSQSGSNQ